In a single window of the Campylobacter concisus genome:
- a CDS encoding ABC transporter ATP-binding protein — protein sequence MINIRGVSLVYNQNKQNEFCALKNINLDINDGELVILKGISGSGKSTLLSLIALLQKPTSGEILIDGTNIAKLPDAFCSELRHKRLGLVFQNFNLIDGLSVYENLLAPFALTNFKANVRDEMIKKALELANIAHKKDENVSNLSGGERQRCAVARALSMDANIILADEPTANLDRQNARAFLGLLESFKALKKSVIVATHDSIFDELSATDRVVSLQNGEIV from the coding sequence ATGATAAATATAAGAGGTGTTAGCCTAGTTTATAACCAAAACAAACAAAATGAGTTTTGTGCTTTAAAAAATATAAATTTAGATATTAATGACGGCGAGCTAGTGATACTAAAAGGCATTAGTGGAAGCGGTAAAAGTACCTTGCTTTCGCTCATTGCCCTACTTCAAAAGCCAACTAGTGGAGAAATTTTGATAGATGGCACTAACATCGCAAAGTTGCCTGATGCCTTTTGCTCTGAGCTTAGACACAAAAGGCTTGGATTAGTTTTTCAAAATTTTAACCTTATTGATGGCTTGAGTGTATATGAAAATTTACTAGCTCCATTTGCTCTAACAAATTTTAAAGCAAACGTGAGAGATGAGATGATAAAAAAGGCTCTTGAGCTTGCAAATATCGCTCATAAAAAAGATGAAAACGTATCAAATTTAAGTGGTGGCGAGCGTCAAAGATGTGCGGTAGCTAGGGCTTTATCTATGGATGCTAACATCATCTTGGCTGATGAGCCAACGGCAAATTTAGACAGACAAAATGCACGTGCTTTTTTAGGCTTACTAGAGTCTTTTAAAGCTCTAAAAAAGAGTGTTATCGTTGCTACTCACGATAGCATTTTTGATGAGCTAAGTGCAACAGATAGAGTTGTCAGCTTACAAAATGGAGAGATAGTATGA
- a CDS encoding ABC transporter permease produces the protein MIGKNFINYAVVLLFKDRKDHLFSFCLFALIIFVLSSVLFISGSIQHDLINLVKDRSSIVVSAFRTGKNDLMHPGYIYDISKIDGVSDVRGVVDGEYYFVQKHVWFHLYEDDSLKEDEMIVGEGVKAAMNELYYDESFNFLTEERMIPVKILKTMPAQSGLITNNAIFLHPNTLRAILNLKDEEYTKLYVEVPNTDEISEVALKIENLYPNSFALSIEDEVAKVRHLYYYKGGIFMSIYVSVMLIFFVLLKNQISLAYGSKKREIAILRSIGFCIKDIIFLKFIQNFIVSVSAFLLGVMLAYLFVFVFNAPLLKGIFLGDELLNFTNFTPILEFDKLFLIFVFGVIPFLAFVLIPSWRVASSDINEGLK, from the coding sequence ATGATAGGTAAAAATTTTATAAACTATGCTGTGGTTCTGCTTTTTAAAGATAGGAAGGATCACCTTTTTAGCTTTTGCCTCTTTGCACTCATTATCTTTGTGCTAAGCTCGGTGCTTTTCATCTCTGGATCGATCCAACATGATCTTATAAATTTAGTAAAAGATAGATCAAGTATCGTAGTGAGTGCATTTCGTACTGGCAAAAATGATCTCATGCACCCTGGCTATATCTACGATATCTCAAAGATCGATGGCGTAAGTGATGTAAGGGGCGTAGTTGATGGAGAGTACTACTTCGTTCAAAAGCATGTTTGGTTTCATCTATATGAAGATGATAGCTTAAAAGAGGATGAGATGATCGTCGGAGAAGGTGTAAAGGCAGCGATGAATGAGCTTTACTACGACGAGAGCTTTAATTTTCTAACTGAAGAGCGCATGATACCAGTAAAGATATTAAAGACTATGCCGGCACAAAGTGGTTTAATCACAAATAACGCTATATTTTTGCATCCAAATACGCTAAGAGCTATATTAAATTTAAAAGATGAAGAGTATACAAAGCTCTACGTTGAGGTGCCAAACACAGATGAGATCAGTGAAGTAGCTTTAAAGATAGAGAATTTATATCCAAATTCTTTCGCTCTTAGTATAGAAGATGAAGTGGCTAAGGTTAGGCACCTTTACTATTATAAGGGTGGAATTTTTATGAGCATTTACGTTAGCGTTATGCTTATATTCTTTGTCTTGCTTAAAAACCAAATCTCACTCGCCTATGGTAGCAAAAAGCGTGAAATAGCTATTTTAAGAAGCATTGGTTTTTGTATAAAAGATATTATATTTTTAAAATTTATACAAAATTTCATCGTTAGTGTTAGTGCTTTTTTGCTCGGTGTTATGCTGGCTTATCTTTTTGTTTTTGTATTTAACGCTCCACTTTTAAAGGGGATATTTTTAGGTGATGAGCTTTTAAATTTTACAAATTTCACGCCTATTTTAGAGTTTGATAAACTCTTTTTGATCTTTGTTTTTGGTGTGATACCATTTTTAGCATTTGTGCTCATACCTTCATGGCGAGTAGCAAGTAGTGACATAAATGAGGGGCTAAAATGA
- a CDS encoding nitrous oxide reductase accessory protein NosL, with protein MILRSILGSALLATLLFGASANEQAVKMKPMFQSVDPSKATLVGSGEGKEYCTVCGMNLVKFYKTNHVYNGKQVASLHCLYELTEGKIPSEAQVVDTKNLNLIDVNKAFYVVGSSVKGTMTRNSKYAFSTEADAKEFQAENGGEIMNFAKAYEIAGQDFEGDNKMIKAKREDGVYVHGKEFYEVNCEKTDPKSFKAISELKAHLKQVCDSKEASKAPEYDKHLQAAALYLWDAPANLGTSNQASKPKQEIKKPERIVVPKGARCAVCGMLVKNSPWATLIKADGKDYYFDGVKDMAQFYFADIKMKDAYVSDYYTLEKLDAKDAFYVHGSNVYGPMGDEFIPFKDEAKAVSFLKDHAGKGVIRFDEIKNFIGK; from the coding sequence ATGATTTTACGTTCTATCTTGGGTTCAGCACTGCTAGCAACCCTACTTTTTGGTGCTTCGGCAAATGAACAAGCCGTCAAAATGAAACCGATGTTTCAAAGCGTGGATCCTAGCAAGGCTACACTAGTAGGAAGTGGCGAGGGTAAGGAGTACTGCACCGTTTGTGGAATGAATTTGGTTAAATTTTATAAGACTAATCACGTATATAACGGCAAGCAAGTAGCATCACTCCACTGCTTATACGAGCTAACAGAAGGCAAGATCCCAAGCGAGGCACAAGTCGTTGATACTAAAAATTTAAATTTGATCGACGTAAACAAGGCATTTTACGTAGTTGGTAGTAGTGTCAAGGGCACAATGACTAGAAATAGTAAATATGCCTTCTCAACCGAGGCTGATGCAAAAGAATTTCAAGCAGAAAATGGCGGCGAGATAATGAATTTTGCTAAAGCTTACGAGATTGCTGGACAGGATTTCGAAGGTGATAATAAAATGATAAAAGCTAAACGTGAGGACGGCGTTTACGTACATGGTAAGGAATTTTACGAGGTAAACTGCGAAAAAACAGATCCAAAAAGCTTTAAAGCTATCTCTGAGCTAAAAGCTCATCTTAAACAAGTATGTGACTCAAAAGAGGCTAGCAAAGCTCCTGAATACGACAAACACCTACAAGCTGCCGCTTTGTATCTATGGGACGCTCCGGCAAATCTAGGCACTAGCAACCAAGCTTCAAAACCTAAACAAGAAATAAAAAAACCTGAGAGAATAGTCGTACCAAAGGGTGCAAGATGTGCGGTATGCGGCATGCTCGTCAAAAATTCTCCATGGGCGACACTCATCAAAGCAGATGGCAAAGATTATTATTTTGATGGTGTAAAAGATATGGCACAATTTTATTTTGCGGACATTAAAATGAAAGATGCTTATGTGAGCGATTATTACACATTAGAAAAGCTTGACGCAAAAGATGCGTTTTATGTTCATGGCTCAAACGTTTACGGACCAATGGGCGATGAGTTTATCCCATTTAAAGATGAAGCAAAGGCAGTGAGCTTTTTAAAAGATCATGCTGGCAAAGGTGTCATAAGATTTGACGAGATAAAGAATTTTATCGGTAAATAG
- a CDS encoding SEL1-like repeat protein, with the protein MKKGLVLLFACLGLLNAGYIKEALSAKDDHNKLAQIYEDACDKEKKASGCYNLAVLYSRGDGNVKKDEAKAAMLYEKACDQNFSMACSNLGYVYEKGKGVEKDLVKAVKFYEKACKDNEGCTELGLLYANGTGVTKDLKKAKELYEKACKAGDGIGCSNLGYLYARGEGVEKDYAKAKVNYEMACANEAGIGCDNLGFLYVYAQGVDQNLTKATKLYEQACIYGYEKGCNNYAIMLAEGKGVKEDVEKAREIFTKSCKNGLKEACENLEILGKH; encoded by the coding sequence ATGAAAAAGGGTTTAGTTTTATTGTTTGCTTGTTTGGGACTATTAAATGCTGGCTATATCAAAGAGGCTTTAAGTGCAAAAGACGATCACAACAAGCTAGCACAAATTTATGAAGATGCTTGTGACAAAGAGAAAAAGGCATCAGGCTGCTATAACCTAGCTGTACTTTACAGCAGAGGTGATGGCAATGTCAAAAAGGACGAAGCAAAGGCGGCGATGCTTTACGAAAAGGCTTGTGATCAAAATTTCTCTATGGCTTGTAGCAATCTTGGCTACGTCTATGAAAAAGGCAAAGGCGTAGAGAAAGACCTAGTAAAAGCAGTTAAATTTTATGAAAAGGCTTGTAAGGATAATGAGGGTTGCACAGAGCTTGGCTTGCTTTATGCAAATGGCACCGGCGTGACAAAGGATCTTAAAAAGGCAAAAGAGCTTTACGAAAAGGCTTGCAAGGCAGGGGACGGCATAGGATGTAGCAACCTTGGCTATCTATACGCGCGGGGTGAAGGTGTAGAAAAAGACTATGCAAAAGCCAAAGTAAACTACGAAATGGCTTGTGCAAACGAAGCTGGCATAGGGTGTGATAATCTCGGCTTTTTATATGTCTATGCTCAGGGCGTTGATCAAAACCTTACAAAAGCCACAAAACTTTATGAGCAAGCGTGTATATATGGATATGAAAAGGGCTGCAATAATTACGCTATCATGCTAGCTGAAGGCAAAGGCGTAAAAGAAGACGTGGAGAAAGCACGTGAAATTTTCACTAAAAGCTGCAAAAATGGCTTAAAAGAAGCGTGTGAGAATTTAGAAATTTTAGGAAAGCATTGA
- the ccsA gene encoding cytochrome c biogenesis protein encodes MRILNIYRLSLILLFILAFGAGLATFLENFYDTQTARVLVYEALWYECVMFACTICLAISIIKTKMYKKFGAFLIHLAFIVIFIGAALTRYFGEEGVMHLRALQSSNVMQSVKPYLRVEMLGENFSYPLKLSLFGKNDLEFKNFIDGKEFIINLLGYKKDEKNAPATLSLEISFNGEKKSIKLKGGAGYELEPSVLSFGGQEVKFYFSSKALNLPFSLKLDEFILERYAGLNSPSSYTSKVSIAGGKYDISLNNPLTIDGYKIFQSSYDPDELGSAFEISRDPGKIPTYIGYFLLCLGFVANLFSKNSRFFRLLNFIKGSQIAFLAVLLLSATPNFANENNKNLDAHASKFAKILTQADSRISPAGSYSRAVISKISTKTTLFGLSSEELMLSFAISPKEWMDKRIVKITSERVGELLGVNEKFASFNDVFNENGEYKLAKFVEAANEKSASKRDKFDNDVIKFDERLNVLYLALKGEILKFIPAKNGDKLTWLGVNEAFGSSEISSELKSVLGNYIENLSFCVKSGECEGADKSLEKISSYQRSTLGSLAPSEAKVELEVLYNQMEIFKFLIYFYMILGLVSLALGFYRLFSGKKFRFEKALSLAFYFGFVVHLLNLALRAYISGHAPWSDAYESLVYISLASVLAGVLFFKHQSFALGAASLFASVSLLVAHLNFINPQITNLVPVLKSFWLSVHVSVITASYGFLGFSFVLGLFGLLLMAIKNQKNEQKLSEQIRYLAATDELSLIIGLSLLTIGNFLGGVWANESWGRYWGWDSKESWSYITIIIYAIALHLRFIPRLKNIFTFLVASVLSFGSVIFTYFGVNFYLSGLHSYANGDGFSVSNLLYLLLMLLALLIAFAYRGKDIKEI; translated from the coding sequence ATGAGAATTTTAAATATCTACCGCTTGTCTTTGATATTATTATTTATTCTTGCTTTTGGTGCAGGGCTTGCGACTTTTTTAGAAAATTTTTATGACACACAAACGGCCAGAGTGCTTGTTTACGAAGCGCTTTGGTACGAGTGTGTTATGTTTGCTTGCACCATTTGTTTAGCCATTAGTATCATAAAAACCAAGATGTATAAAAAATTTGGCGCATTTTTGATACATCTTGCTTTTATCGTTATCTTCATCGGAGCTGCGCTTACAAGGTATTTTGGAGAAGAGGGCGTTATGCATCTTAGAGCTCTGCAAAGCTCAAATGTAATGCAAAGCGTTAAGCCTTATCTTAGAGTCGAAATGCTTGGAGAAAATTTTAGTTATCCATTAAAATTAAGCTTATTTGGTAAAAACGACCTTGAGTTTAAAAATTTTATAGACGGCAAGGAATTTATAATTAACTTGCTTGGATATAAAAAAGATGAGAAAAACGCTCCTGCTACGCTTAGCTTAGAGATAAGTTTTAACGGCGAAAAAAAGAGTATTAAACTAAAAGGCGGAGCTGGATATGAGCTGGAGCCTAGTGTGCTAAGTTTTGGTGGGCAAGAGGTGAAATTTTACTTTAGCTCAAAGGCTTTAAATTTACCATTTTCATTAAAGCTTGATGAGTTTATTTTAGAGCGATATGCAGGGCTAAATAGTCCATCATCTTATACAAGTAAAGTAAGTATCGCTGGCGGCAAGTACGACATCTCGCTAAATAATCCACTAACGATTGATGGCTATAAAATTTTTCAGTCTTCATACGATCCTGACGAGCTTGGAAGCGCTTTTGAGATCAGCCGTGATCCTGGCAAAATCCCAACTTACATAGGATATTTTTTGCTTTGCCTTGGCTTTGTGGCAAATTTATTTAGCAAAAATAGCCGATTTTTTAGGCTGCTAAATTTCATAAAAGGCTCTCAAATAGCATTTTTGGCTGTTCTTTTATTAAGCGCAACTCCAAATTTTGCTAACGAAAATAATAAAAATTTAGACGCTCATGCAAGCAAATTTGCCAAAATTTTGACTCAGGCTGATAGCAGAATCTCTCCAGCTGGCTCTTACTCAAGAGCTGTGATAAGTAAAATTTCAACCAAAACTACGCTATTTGGGCTTAGTAGCGAGGAGCTAATGCTCTCTTTTGCCATCTCGCCAAAAGAGTGGATGGACAAAAGGATAGTAAAGATCACAAGTGAGCGTGTGGGCGAGCTTTTGGGAGTTAATGAAAAATTTGCTAGTTTTAACGATGTTTTTAACGAAAATGGCGAGTATAAGCTGGCTAAATTTGTAGAAGCTGCAAATGAAAAATCCGCCTCAAAAAGAGATAAATTTGATAATGACGTGATCAAATTTGATGAGAGACTAAATGTCTTATACCTTGCATTAAAGGGAGAAATTTTAAAATTTATCCCAGCTAAAAATGGTGATAAATTAACATGGCTAGGCGTAAATGAAGCCTTTGGCTCAAGTGAAATTTCAAGCGAGCTTAAAAGTGTTTTAGGCAATTATATAGAAAATTTAAGCTTTTGCGTAAAAAGTGGCGAGTGTGAGGGAGCTGATAAGAGCTTGGAGAAAATTTCAAGCTATCAAAGAAGCACTCTAGGCTCTCTTGCGCCAAGCGAGGCAAAGGTGGAGCTTGAGGTGCTTTATAACCAAATGGAAATTTTTAAATTTCTTATATATTTTTACATGATCCTTGGGCTAGTTTCGCTCGCTCTTGGCTTTTATAGGCTATTTTCTGGAAAGAAATTTAGATTTGAAAAAGCGCTTAGCCTTGCATTTTATTTTGGCTTTGTGGTGCATTTGCTAAATTTAGCTCTTCGTGCTTATATCTCAGGGCATGCACCTTGGAGTGATGCCTATGAGAGTTTAGTCTATATCTCGCTCGCAAGCGTATTAGCTGGAGTTTTATTTTTTAAACATCAAAGCTTTGCTCTTGGAGCTGCTTCACTTTTTGCAAGCGTGAGCTTGCTTGTGGCTCATCTAAATTTTATAAATCCACAAATAACAAATCTAGTCCCAGTTTTAAAGTCATTTTGGCTTAGTGTGCACGTAAGTGTCATCACGGCAAGCTATGGCTTTTTAGGTTTTAGCTTTGTGCTCGGGCTTTTTGGACTTCTTTTAATGGCTATAAAAAATCAAAAAAACGAGCAAAAGCTTAGTGAACAGATAAGATACCTCGCTGCAACTGATGAGCTAAGCCTCATCATAGGACTTAGCCTGCTAACTATTGGAAATTTCCTTGGTGGCGTCTGGGCGAATGAGAGCTGGGGTAGATACTGGGGCTGGGATAGCAAAGAGAGCTGGTCGTACATTACGATAATTATTTATGCTATTGCACTTCATTTAAGATTTATCCCAAGATTAAAAAATATTTTTACCTTTTTAGTAGCTAGCGTGCTCTCTTTTGGTTCAGTTATTTTTACCTATTTTGGTGTAAATTTCTATCTAAGCGGACTTCACTCATACGCAAATGGTGATGGATTTAGCGTTTCAAATTTGCTTTATTTGCTTTTAATGCTCTTGGCTTTGCTAATCGCCTTTGCTTATAGAGGTAAGGATATAAAAGAGATTTAG
- the nrfD gene encoding NrfD/PsrC family molybdoenzyme membrane anchor subunit, with translation MDGALNFTATFSHGVEWGWPIAVYLLLAGMSGGALIAAILLKHYKKQESFSSFFKAASLLAFVSIMLGMVCLIADLEKPLLFWKILINYNFTSVMSIGVAGLCVFIPLSFLMCLYAFNDEISNFLAKSLKSFSTLFALIMKILIPLYPFLSRICLIFAVIICAYTGFLISVLIRFPLLNTAVLPALFIASGLSAGISGSSLVAAALFKEDPHSSDLHSLHSVEFSVLGAEILLILMLFVSLLLGSSYQQNAAVAFYSGVWANFFWLGVVLVGFIVPFVLNFAFGKKVASLKFSFYISSLAAVIGVLLLRVFILYAGQTYSI, from the coding sequence ATGGATGGTGCATTAAATTTTACTGCAACATTTTCGCATGGAGTAGAGTGGGGCTGGCCGATCGCTGTTTATCTTTTGCTAGCTGGTATGAGTGGTGGAGCGCTAATCGCTGCCATACTTTTAAAACACTATAAAAAGCAAGAGAGTTTTAGCTCATTTTTCAAGGCTGCTTCGCTTTTAGCATTTGTTAGCATCATGCTTGGTATGGTTTGCTTGATAGCTGATCTTGAAAAGCCACTCTTGTTTTGGAAAATTTTGATTAATTATAATTTCACATCAGTCATGTCTATCGGTGTTGCTGGACTTTGTGTATTTATACCGCTTAGCTTTTTGATGTGCCTTTATGCATTTAATGATGAGATTTCAAATTTCTTAGCCAAAAGTTTAAAATCCTTTAGCACTCTTTTTGCACTAATAATGAAAATTTTAATACCGCTTTATCCATTTTTAAGTCGTATTTGCCTTATTTTTGCTGTAATAATTTGTGCTTATACTGGATTTTTGATCTCAGTTTTGATTAGATTTCCACTCTTAAACACAGCTGTGCTTCCAGCTTTATTTATAGCTTCAGGACTAAGTGCTGGTATAAGTGGCAGTAGCTTGGTCGCAGCAGCTTTATTTAAAGAAGATCCACATTCAAGCGACCTTCATTCGCTTCATAGCGTAGAATTTAGCGTTTTGGGAGCTGAAATTTTACTCATTTTAATGCTTTTTGTATCGCTTTTACTTGGTTCAAGTTATCAGCAAAATGCAGCTGTTGCTTTTTATAGTGGCGTTTGGGCAAATTTCTTTTGGCTTGGTGTTGTGCTAGTTGGCTTCATTGTGCCTTTTGTTTTAAATTTTGCATTTGGCAAAAAAGTAGCTAGCCTAAAATTTAGCTTTTATATCAGTTCATTAGCGGCTGTTATCGGTGTTTTACTGCTTAGGGTGTTTATACTTTATGCGGGACAAACTTATAGCATTTAA
- a CDS encoding 4Fe-4S dicluster domain-containing protein — translation MQNQKNRRAFLKSMVVVAAGAGAASSGFAFKSEESVKKPHFGMIFDQNKCVGCTDCEIACRKVNLVPKGQMRLFIEDKTNPKNLLDKRFVRVSCQQCVDAPCVAVCPTKACHKDEKTGIQTTNIDDCIACKYCIVACPYDVRYIDKVTHSAQSCNFCVDTNLKDEKEPACVEACRYEAIVFGDLNDEDSHISKLLAVKDSIRLRAELGTKPSLRYIPKVKMGV, via the coding sequence ATGCAAAATCAAAAAAATAGAAGAGCCTTTTTAAAAAGCATGGTAGTTGTGGCTGCTGGTGCTGGTGCGGCAAGTAGTGGTTTTGCTTTTAAGAGTGAAGAAAGTGTAAAAAAACCACACTTTGGTATGATATTTGACCAAAATAAATGTGTTGGCTGTACGGACTGCGAGATAGCTTGCAGAAAGGTAAATTTAGTCCCAAAAGGACAGATGAGACTTTTTATAGAAGATAAGACTAATCCTAAAAATTTACTCGATAAAAGATTTGTAAGAGTGTCTTGTCAGCAGTGCGTTGATGCGCCTTGTGTGGCTGTTTGTCCGACCAAGGCTTGTCATAAAGACGAAAAAACTGGCATACAAACTACAAATATAGATGATTGTATCGCCTGTAAATACTGCATCGTAGCCTGTCCATATGACGTGAGATATATCGATAAGGTTACGCACTCAGCTCAAAGCTGTAACTTTTGCGTAGATACAAATTTAAAGGACGAAAAAGAGCCAGCTTGCGTAGAAGCTTGTAGATATGAGGCGATCGTATTTGGTGATCTTAACGATGAAGATTCACACATCAGCAAGCTACTAGCCGTAAAAGATAGCATAAGGCTAAGAGCAGAGCTTGGCACAAAACCAAGCCTTAGATATATTCCTAAAGTAAAAATGGGGGTGTAA
- a CDS encoding FKBP-type peptidyl-prolyl cis-trans isomerase, protein MKNKVLKFTLLLSLSASGLLANVDSNESYAMGATSGGYVLKGLLEQKQIGISYDAEAVIKGFSDALKGELKLSDDEIAKLLNKRAENLDKIVKEKEAAILKENLKQGKAFMDKNAKNKNVKTTKSKLQYEILKSSKKGATPKQESIIIANYKASFIDGKVFDETKEAPAHLSMLNLIPGLEEGLMLMKEGDKFKFVIPPELAYGNSGMEGIPGGETIVFEIELVKVLKPGELAEAAKKIHEKELNEGIKKPH, encoded by the coding sequence ATGAAAAATAAGGTTTTAAAATTTACGCTACTTCTTAGCTTAAGTGCTTCTGGTTTGCTTGCAAATGTAGATTCAAATGAGTCTTATGCTATGGGAGCAACAAGTGGTGGATATGTTTTAAAAGGGTTACTTGAACAAAAACAAATAGGCATTAGCTACGATGCTGAGGCCGTTATCAAAGGTTTTAGTGATGCACTAAAAGGAGAGCTAAAACTAAGCGATGATGAGATAGCAAAGCTACTAAACAAAAGAGCTGAAAATTTAGACAAGATAGTAAAAGAAAAAGAAGCCGCCATACTTAAAGAGAATTTAAAGCAGGGCAAGGCTTTTATGGATAAAAATGCAAAAAATAAAAACGTAAAAACGACAAAATCAAAATTGCAATATGAAATTTTAAAATCAAGCAAAAAAGGAGCGACTCCAAAACAAGAGAGTATCATCATAGCAAACTACAAAGCTAGCTTTATCGATGGTAAGGTCTTTGATGAGACAAAAGAGGCTCCAGCTCATCTTTCTATGCTAAATTTGATCCCAGGTCTTGAAGAGGGCTTAATGCTCATGAAAGAGGGCGATAAGTTTAAATTTGTTATCCCGCCAGAACTTGCATACGGCAATAGCGGCATGGAGGGTATACCTGGAGGCGAGACTATTGTTTTTGAGATAGAGCTTGTTAAGGTCTTAAAGCCAGGTGAGTTAGCCGAGGCTGCAAAGAAAATTCACGAAAAAGAACTAAATGAGGGCATTAAAAAGCCTCATTAA
- a CDS encoding multiheme c-type cytochrome: MRNLQKALAGLLMGVSIFASQACCEEHNMQMSDKARDVIANPKGTLQSRGVISLQDYVVEEQEMYNWLFKNHPIFTKYGGKTVGKMVVHDRGLEWLAEGHGFDMSKLSKRDGGKGYSSMMYRIPATSSLQFPNKFVGPEKCGECHPAQYEVWSRSRHATTMRFPGEHPEVNNNLTEPVFDKDTASILPKGITPDVIYATVGHLRTKMGYVDAWLLRGTYYVEGGLLRDGTGQIVAGGNQWQRTWALNLDDATVKKIKELVPEFPGTLEEYGDNGGYVRGLASYAAKHKKSMFFQANSSYCEVCHPVKFDFKSKAEFYAALGNAKELQKHTISKGVSCEECHGAGGHLDGATNFRTSNCERCHQRFNFSPDLARANPLNNGKLDLSLSSKFKSMGPGCGSEGSQSYFTAHYDKGMRCVTCHDPHDNTGPVVGDKSVTGMNYNSEQGYLSSFYTKPKIRKECKDCHETQAYIASKADTHKDNTCASCHMPFMMSCENFYAVQFQDNAGFDTQRRSHIWKIMVDPKEKSLVPGDAAKGPRDAKDWHFERDKNGHNYVDLMWACARTSWADKDMKDTKGCHSPVLSELKPTLHFKNQKQVYDEVMGWQTPVKNEFSEVKIGIEGLYSLLETKKLDASDKVRVYELIQNAQEIIDMVEKDGSWGMHGFKFTKQKLDASKEYIKEAQRILNKNL, translated from the coding sequence ATGAGAAATCTACAAAAAGCCTTAGCTGGTTTGCTCATGGGTGTTAGCATCTTCGCTTCACAAGCCTGTTGCGAAGAGCATAATATGCAGATGTCCGATAAAGCACGTGATGTTATCGCAAATCCTAAAGGCACACTGCAAAGTAGAGGTGTTATCTCCTTGCAAGACTACGTTGTAGAAGAGCAAGAGATGTATAACTGGTTATTTAAAAACCACCCTATTTTTACAAAATATGGTGGAAAAACCGTCGGTAAAATGGTCGTTCACGACCGTGGCTTAGAGTGGCTTGCCGAGGGACATGGCTTTGATATGTCAAAGCTTAGTAAAAGAGATGGCGGTAAGGGCTATAGTTCTATGATGTATAGAATTCCAGCCACTTCATCACTTCAATTTCCTAACAAATTTGTAGGACCAGAAAAGTGCGGTGAGTGTCACCCAGCTCAGTATGAAGTTTGGAGCAGATCTCGCCACGCAACTACTATGCGTTTTCCTGGTGAGCACCCAGAGGTTAATAACAACCTAACTGAGCCAGTATTTGACAAAGATACCGCTTCTATCCTTCCAAAAGGTATTACTCCAGATGTTATCTACGCAACTGTTGGTCACTTAAGAACCAAAATGGGCTACGTTGATGCATGGCTACTTCGTGGTACTTACTACGTTGAGGGCGGTTTGCTAAGAGATGGTACAGGTCAGATCGTAGCTGGTGGTAACCAATGGCAAAGAACATGGGCGTTAAATTTAGACGACGCAACTGTTAAAAAGATAAAAGAGCTTGTCCCGGAATTTCCTGGCACTCTTGAAGAGTACGGTGATAATGGCGGATATGTTAGAGGCCTTGCTTCATATGCCGCAAAACATAAAAAATCAATGTTTTTCCAAGCAAACTCATCATATTGTGAAGTTTGTCACCCAGTTAAATTTGATTTCAAATCAAAAGCAGAATTTTACGCAGCACTTGGTAATGCTAAAGAGCTTCAAAAACACACTATCTCAAAAGGCGTAAGCTGTGAGGAGTGCCACGGAGCTGGCGGTCACCTTGATGGAGCTACAAATTTTAGAACATCAAACTGCGAACGCTGCCACCAAAGGTTTAACTTTAGCCCAGATCTAGCTCGTGCTAATCCTCTTAATAACGGCAAGCTTGATCTCTCACTTAGCTCTAAATTTAAATCAATGGGACCAGGATGTGGTTCTGAAGGTTCTCAATCATACTTTACAGCTCACTATGATAAAGGTATGAGATGTGTTACTTGCCACGATCCACACGATAACACAGGTCCAGTTGTAGGTGATAAGAGTGTAACAGGTATGAACTATAATTCAGAGCAAGGCTATCTAAGCTCATTCTATACTAAACCAAAGATTAGAAAAGAGTGTAAAGATTGCCACGAAACTCAAGCATATATCGCATCTAAAGCAGATACACACAAAGATAATACTTGTGCATCTTGCCACATGCCATTTATGATGAGCTGCGAGAATTTCTACGCTGTTCAGTTCCAAGACAACGCTGGCTTTGATACTCAAAGAAGATCTCACATCTGGAAGATTATGGTTGATCCAAAAGAGAAATCTCTAGTACCAGGAGATGCTGCTAAAGGTCCAAGAGATGCTAAAGATTGGCACTTTGAGAGAGATAAAAATGGCCATAACTACGTTGACTTGATGTGGGCGTGCGCTAGAACATCTTGGGCTGATAAAGATATGAAAGATACCAAAGGCTGCCACAGCCCAGTATTATCTGAGCTAAAACCAACACTTCACTTCAAAAACCAAAAACAAGTTTATGATGAAGTTATGGGCTGGCAAACTCCAGTTAAGAATGAATTCTCAGAGGTCAAAATAGGCATCGAGGGACTTTACTCACTACTTGAGACTAAAAAACTTGATGCAAGTGATAAAGTAAGAGTTTATGAGCTTATCCAAAATGCTCAAGAGATCATCGATATGGTTGAAAAAGATGGTTCGTGGGGTATGCACGGATTTAAATTTACTAAACAAAAACTCGATGCATCAAAAGAGTATATAAAAGAAGCTCAAAGAATTTTGAATAAAAATTTATAG